The genomic interval AGTTACCGAATACAGACAACTTGTCTTTAATGATCTGGTAAACAACACCAAATTTCGGAGATAAAGCCGTCTGTGTATAACCATCGTTTCCTGTCTTACCTGAAGTATTATCATACGTACCCTTACGATCGAAATGATCGATGCGTAATGCTGCCTGTACCGCCAGTTTATCTGTGATGTTCAGTACATCAGATGCATAAGCGCTGTAAGTATAAGCTTTGTAGATGACAGGATATGTAAAGGTGTAACCGCCATTCTGATAGATCTTATCCATATTGGCGCGGTTGAAGCCGTTGTAATCAGCAATAGTTCCGTGAGAAGGAACGATGTCATAAGTACCGCCGGAATAGTATTCATCTTCATTCAGGAAGAAGAAGTCCAGACCACCAACAAAACGATTTCTCATGTTACCGATCTTAAAATCGCCGCTGAAATTCTGCTGTATTTCGGTTACACCTACTTTGCTGTTGTCGGTGAACTGGTCATTGCGGGAGATTGAATCGCCAGGCAGCAGGTAAAAATAAGGACCTGCGCCATCAGAATAACTGTTGGTGTTGGTAAAGATTGTCTGGGATGTCCACTGACCGGAGATCTTATAGTTCATCGTAGCGAAGAAGTTCATGTTCCTTGACTTCTGTATAAGATCTTCATTGAAGAAAGAGCGTTTGTAGTCGATGTTCAGCTTATCAGCGCTCTGGCCACTCAACCTGGACATGTTCAGGCCCCATGGGAAGAAGAAGATAGTGTTACCTGTTCCTTCTCCGCTATAGTATTCAGCATCAAATTGGAAAGAGAGCCTGTCACTTACTTTGTAGGAAACGCTTGGCGCGAACGCAATGGTTTTATTGAAACCATTATCCTGCCAGCTGTTTTCATAAGTATATGCGGTATTGAGGCGCAGGGCTACTTTGCCGGTGGAGTCAAGGGGAGTGTTGATATCTGCCTGAAGTCGGTTGTAGGAAAAGCTACCACCGGCGTAGGTGATCTCTCCACCAAAATGATCATAAGGCTTTTTAGTGACACGGTTGATCAGGCCTCCATAAGAGGTGAGTGTGCTACCGAAAAGTGTTGCGGAAGGGCCTTTGATCACCTCAAGCCTTTCCAGGTTGGCAGCATCGATCTTGGTAGCCACATTACCGGCTACACCGTTGCGTAACTGGCTCTGTACGATAAAGCCGCGAGAGCTGTAATAAGAACCTCCATCACCGCTGCGGCCGGTAGATTCCCATAAGCGGGCAATACCAGGAGCATTCCTCATTGCATCGTCTACGGAATATACCAGCTGGTTAGCCATCAGGTCTTTCGTGATGGTAGTATATATCTGTGGGTTCTCGATATTGGCCAGTGGCAGTTTGGATACATATTCACTGCTGCGTTTCACCAGTTTATTCTGAGTACCGGTGATCACCACCTCGTTCAGCTCCTGGCGGGAGATGTCCAGCTGGAAGTCCAGCGTAATAGTCTGTCCTGAGCTTACAGTAACCTCTTTTATAATATTCGCGAAGCCTGGTTGTGAAATGATGATCTGGTAATTGCCTGCCGGAACACCACGGAAAGCGAAGCTGCCTGCCCCGTCTGTAGTGGTGGCCTGAGCCGTTCCCTGCAGGATCACCGGTACATCTGCAGCCGGTTTCCCGTCAGAGGTTTTTACCTTTCCTTTGATGATACCGTTATTATCTTCATTAAAAGAAGACGCATTGGCTGTGGTAAAGAAAGAAAGCAGCACGACAAAAAATAGTAAAGTTGCTCTCGTATAATGGCCTGTAAACTTCATCATAGTGTTTGCTAGTTGAAAATCAGGCGCAAATTTGACGTAGTCAGCTTTACTTGTGATGTCGCATCGGGAAAAGTTTTTACTCAAAAGGGAAAAATTA from Chitinophaga filiformis carries:
- a CDS encoding TonB-dependent receptor, with protein sequence MMKFTGHYTRATLLFFVVLLSFFTTANASSFNEDNNGIIKGKVKTSDGKPAADVPVILQGTAQATTTDGAGSFAFRGVPAGNYQIIISQPGFANIIKEVTVSSGQTITLDFQLDISRQELNEVVITGTQNKLVKRSSEYVSKLPLANIENPQIYTTITKDLMANQLVYSVDDAMRNAPGIARLWESTGRSGDGGSYYSSRGFIVQSQLRNGVAGNVATKIDAANLERLEVIKGPSATLFGSTLTSYGGLINRVTKKPYDHFGGEITYAGGSFSYNRLQADINTPLDSTGKVALRLNTAYTYENSWQDNGFNKTIAFAPSVSYKVSDRLSFQFDAEYYSGEGTGNTIFFFPWGLNMSRLSGQSADKLNIDYKRSFFNEDLIQKSRNMNFFATMNYKISGQWTSQTIFTNTNSYSDGAGPYFYLLPGDSISRNDQFTDNSKVGVTEIQQNFSGDFKIGNMRNRFVGGLDFFFLNEDEYYSGGTYDIVPSHGTIADYNGFNRANMDKIYQNGGYTFTYPVIYKAYTYSAYASDVLNITDKLAVQAALRIDHFDRKGTYDNTSGKTGNDGYTQTALSPKFGVVYQIIKDKLSVFGNYQNGFKNVAGYDSSKRKAFTPEQANQIEGGVKMDLFEGRLTGTFSYYDIKVKDIVRTDPEHPLRSIQDGTQLSKGFEAQIIANPIQGLNIIAGFAYNDSKYEKSSADVEGRRPTTAGSPVLANLWLNYRLPVSATRAVNFGFGGNYASETKVVNSVSTGIFTLPEYTVLNATVSYDTNKFRIGAKVDNLTDKHYWIGYSTMNPQKTRSITGSIAFKF